One genomic segment of Acidimicrobiales bacterium includes these proteins:
- a CDS encoding isochorismatase family cysteine hydrolase, with amino-acid sequence MPRYAVLTNDLQYDLVDKNEQRKANVEAMKPRLVKFLADVRELGVPVVHLQLIYDETDKKIELHDGRIPVLRGTPGAELLPDFVDERDVVIEKKKDSGFFETGLDAFLRDHEIDTVVITGMQAQVCIQTTAADAHFRGYNVLVPTDGVVSTRDEDRLRALEWLASYCAVVAPTTEIVERMRRHDAFDFTPAALP; translated from the coding sequence ATGCCGCGGTACGCCGTCCTCACCAACGACCTGCAGTACGACCTCGTCGACAAGAACGAGCAGCGCAAGGCGAACGTGGAGGCGATGAAGCCGAGACTCGTCAAGTTCCTCGCCGACGTGCGCGAGCTCGGCGTCCCCGTCGTCCACCTCCAGCTCATCTACGACGAGACCGACAAGAAGATCGAGCTCCACGACGGCCGCATCCCCGTGCTGCGGGGGACGCCGGGGGCCGAGCTCCTTCCCGACTTCGTCGACGAGCGCGACGTCGTCATCGAGAAGAAGAAGGACAGCGGCTTCTTCGAGACAGGGCTCGATGCGTTCCTCCGCGACCACGAGATCGACACGGTCGTCATCACCGGCATGCAGGCGCAGGTGTGCATCCAGACGACCGCCGCCGACGCCCACTTCCGCGGCTACAACGTCCTCGTGCCGACCGACGGCGTCGTGTCGACCCGCGACGAGGATCGGTTGCGAGCCCTCGAGTGGCTCGCCTCCTACTGCGCCGTCGTCGCGCCGACCACGGAGATCGTCGAGCGCATGCGCCGCCACGACGCGTTCGACTTCACGCCGGCGGCACTTCCCTGA
- a CDS encoding arginase family protein, with protein sequence MLGVPFEGGAGGGGGASHGPDRVRELSRNVKTISRRGRDFGDLRVLDAGDVAADRFDLAGTVRVVRRAYDEVFRTATVPVVTFGGDHSITYPIVAAAAAGRRLGLVWFDAHPDALDTYLGSRLSHGSPLRRVVDEGAVRPEDVLLVGTRAYDPGEPEFLQEVGIREIRAATFDDDRTAAFDDFRRAAAEIATRVDGLYVTVDVDVLDAPVAPATGTPVAGGIDTGTLLRLLELVPEPVVGYDVVEFAPPHDVGGVTGAAVMAVTTTILDRIAAARTGHRVLLPAASSEGR encoded by the coding sequence GTGCTCGGCGTGCCCTTCGAGGGCGGCGCCGGCGGCGGGGGCGGCGCCTCGCACGGGCCCGACCGGGTCCGGGAGCTGTCGCGAAACGTGAAGACGATCTCGCGGCGGGGCCGGGACTTCGGCGACCTCCGCGTGCTCGACGCCGGCGACGTGGCCGCGGACCGTTTCGACCTCGCCGGAACCGTCCGCGTGGTGCGCCGCGCCTACGACGAGGTATTCCGGACGGCGACGGTACCGGTGGTGACCTTCGGCGGCGACCACTCGATCACCTATCCGATCGTCGCCGCCGCCGCGGCCGGTCGCCGGCTGGGGCTCGTATGGTTCGATGCCCACCCCGACGCGCTCGACACGTACCTCGGGTCACGGCTGTCCCACGGGTCACCTCTGCGGCGTGTCGTCGACGAGGGCGCCGTGCGGCCCGAGGACGTCCTCCTCGTCGGCACGCGCGCGTACGACCCGGGAGAGCCCGAGTTCCTCCAGGAGGTGGGGATCCGCGAGATTCGAGCGGCGACCTTCGACGACGACCGGACCGCCGCGTTCGACGACTTCCGCCGGGCGGCGGCGGAGATCGCCACACGCGTGGACGGGCTGTACGTCACGGTCGACGTCGACGTGCTCGACGCGCCCGTTGCGCCGGCGACCGGCACACCGGTCGCTGGCGGCATCGACACGGGGACCCTCCTGCGGCTGCTGGAACTGGTGCCAGAGCCGGTCGTCGGCTACGACGTGGTGGAGTTCGCGCCGCCGCACGATGTCGGCGGGGTGACCGGCGCCGCCGTCATGGCCGTCACCACGACCATCCTCGACCGCATCGCCGCGGCGCGCACGGGCCATCGCGTCCTGCTGCCGGCGGCCTCGTCGGAAGGACGGTAG
- a CDS encoding ATP-grasp domain-containing protein, which produces MDHEIVGVFASSELCVEPAGVVADLHRLPGVGLRASKVCRNKLLQRHYLRAWSPPSVPARAGEHDAVAEALDHRFPVVAKPLNLYCSIGVQVLADLEALEAHLAALGPGDSVLVEEYVTGRELSVESIVAAGETAFSSVTQKATNEHDGDYFVEMGHTVPAGNVSDDEADRILAVHRDITERLELGTGMTHGEYRIRDDGTVVLMEIAARPPGDGLLQLYHLATGASIEAAMVAAALGGPVSYPQPVRWARQVYFEHDAGSLLDVSSRVPGGPPPSWVVEDGLWPVATPAGPGAPPGLRHLLVLKDRGAPLGPITDSFGRAVTALFDAPTPADLDAFELVVRAGVDVTTG; this is translated from the coding sequence GTGGACCACGAGATCGTCGGCGTGTTCGCGTCGTCGGAGCTCTGCGTCGAGCCGGCCGGCGTCGTCGCCGACCTGCACCGGTTGCCGGGCGTCGGGCTCCGCGCATCGAAGGTCTGCCGCAACAAGCTCCTCCAGCGCCACTACCTCCGCGCCTGGAGTCCTCCGTCCGTGCCGGCGAGGGCGGGCGAGCACGACGCCGTGGCCGAGGCGCTCGACCACCGGTTTCCGGTCGTGGCAAAGCCGCTGAACCTCTACTGCAGCATCGGCGTCCAGGTCCTCGCCGACCTCGAGGCCCTCGAGGCGCACCTCGCCGCGTTGGGCCCGGGCGACTCGGTGCTCGTCGAGGAGTACGTGACCGGCCGGGAGCTCAGCGTCGAGAGCATCGTGGCTGCCGGCGAGACGGCGTTCTCGTCGGTCACGCAGAAGGCCACCAACGAACACGACGGCGACTACTTCGTGGAGATGGGCCACACGGTGCCGGCGGGCAACGTCTCCGACGACGAGGCCGACCGCATCCTCGCCGTCCACCGGGACATCACCGAGCGACTCGAGCTCGGGACAGGGATGACTCACGGCGAGTACCGCATCCGCGACGACGGCACCGTGGTGCTCATGGAGATCGCCGCCCGGCCGCCAGGCGACGGCCTGCTGCAGCTCTATCATCTGGCCACCGGTGCCTCCATCGAGGCGGCCATGGTCGCCGCCGCCCTCGGCGGGCCGGTGTCGTACCCCCAGCCCGTACGGTGGGCCCGTCAGGTCTACTTCGAGCACGACGCCGGGTCGCTCCTCGACGTGTCGAGCCGCGTCCCCGGCGGACCGCCCCCGTCCTGGGTCGTCGAGGACGGCCTGTGGCCGGTCGCCACCCCTGCAGGGCCCGGCGCCCCACCGGGCCTCCGTCACCTCCTCGTGCTGAAGGATCGCGGCGCACCGCTCGGCCCGATCACCGACTCGTTCGGACGGGCGGTCACGGCGCTGTTCGACGCGCCGACGCCGGCCGATCTCGACGCGTTCGAGTTGGTCGTGCGGGCCGGCGTCGACGTCACGACGGGCTGA
- a CDS encoding MFS transporter has protein sequence MFLLVAFVDACGRGLFLAGSALFFTDVLGLTTAQIGTGLSLAGLTGLACAVPIGRLADRFGDWRTLVALQLWRAAGFVVYPLASGFPAFLAIACYIGAVEQAVGPVIQSVAGSVAEGESQVRTMALVAVVRNVAYALSALAATVVIAGASPSFYVAFVLGNAVAFVVTAVLLVRLRLAGGRRDGDADVVRAPAARLPLTDLPFLVLTVANGILYLHVAILGIAFPLWIVTKTSAPDSLVGIVLVVNTVMAVTLQVRLSAGGDDIRRAGRKQRQAGLALAGFCAIAAVSDSVGPVPAAALLLAATVAMTLGELWQSAGAWGISYGLAPPSRRAYYLSAYQIGATGLTVLGPAVLTVAVVDTGAVGWIGLAVVFLVAGTVVPVVVPVAARRAFSP, from the coding sequence GTGTTCCTCCTGGTGGCGTTTGTCGACGCCTGTGGCCGCGGTCTGTTCCTCGCGGGGTCGGCGCTGTTCTTCACCGATGTGCTCGGCCTCACCACCGCACAGATCGGCACGGGGCTGTCGCTCGCGGGGCTGACCGGCCTGGCGTGCGCCGTACCCATCGGGCGGCTCGCGGACCGGTTCGGCGACTGGAGGACGCTCGTCGCCCTGCAGTTGTGGCGGGCCGCCGGGTTCGTTGTGTACCCCCTCGCGTCCGGCTTCCCGGCCTTCCTCGCCATCGCCTGCTACATCGGCGCCGTCGAGCAGGCAGTCGGGCCCGTCATCCAGTCGGTGGCCGGCTCGGTGGCGGAGGGAGAATCGCAGGTCCGCACGATGGCCCTCGTGGCCGTCGTCCGCAACGTGGCATACGCCCTCTCGGCGCTCGCGGCGACCGTCGTCATCGCTGGCGCGAGCCCCTCCTTCTACGTGGCCTTCGTCCTCGGCAACGCGGTCGCCTTCGTCGTCACCGCGGTGCTCCTGGTGCGCCTTCGCCTCGCCGGCGGCCGCCGGGATGGGGACGCCGACGTCGTGCGGGCCCCGGCCGCCCGCCTCCCGCTCACGGACCTGCCGTTCCTCGTGCTCACCGTCGCCAACGGGATTCTCTACCTTCACGTCGCGATCCTCGGAATCGCGTTCCCGCTCTGGATCGTCACGAAGACGAGCGCGCCCGACTCCCTGGTCGGGATCGTGCTCGTGGTCAACACCGTGATGGCCGTGACGCTTCAGGTGCGGCTGAGCGCGGGCGGGGACGACATCAGACGGGCGGGCAGGAAGCAGCGCCAGGCCGGACTCGCGCTGGCCGGGTTCTGCGCCATCGCCGCGGTCAGCGACTCGGTCGGTCCCGTCCCGGCCGCTGCCCTGCTCCTCGCCGCGACCGTCGCCATGACGCTGGGCGAGCTGTGGCAGTCGGCGGGGGCTTGGGGGATCTCCTACGGCCTCGCGCCGCCATCGCGGCGCGCCTACTACCTGAGCGCCTACCAGATCGGCGCGACGGGTCTGACCGTGCTCGGCCCGGCGGTACTCACGGTCGCCGTGGTCGACACGGGCGCCGTCGGTTGGATCGGCCTCGCCGTGGTGTTTCTGGTCGCCGGTACCGTCGTGCCGGTCGTCGTGCCCGTCGCCGCCCGGCGGGCGTTCAGCCCTTGA